CTGTTGTCGCCCGTGGTCGACCTGACGCTTGGCCTTTACCTGATTGCCCCGTTCGGTGCGACGTCGGTTCTGCTGTTCGCAGTACCCAACAGCCCGTTGGCGCAGCCGTGGTCGGCGGTGGTGGGCAACACTCTTGCGGCACTGGTCGGTGTGGCGGTCTGTTCCGTGGTCGCTGACCCTGTCCTGCGGATCGCCCTTGCGGTCGGGCTGACGATTACGGTCGGCATCCTGTGTCGCGCGATCCATCCCCCGGCGGGTGCGGTCGCCATGACAGCGGCGATGAGCCCGGAGGCGGTCGGGCGACTTGGATTCTGGTTCGCGATCGCACCCGTCGCCACGGGCACCCTCGCGCTGGTCGTCTGTGCTGCGATCTACGCCCGGCTCACGGGGCGCAGATATCCATTCCGCCAGTTCGATGAGCCAAGTCGCCACCGCACCGAAGATCCCGATCCCGCCAAGCGCATCGGCCTGTCCCGAGAAGAACTGACGGACCTTCTGGATCGCTATCGCCAGTCGTTCAATCTGGGTGTCGAGGATCTGGCGCGATTGATCGGCGCGGCCGAGTTGCAGGCCGCCGCGCACCGGACAGGTCCGCTTCTGGCGACCGACGTCATGTCGCGCAATCTGGTGACCATTGGCCCGGACACTCCGCTGTCAAAGATTGCGGACCTGTTCAGACATCATCGCTTTACCTCGCTTCCGGTGACCGGGGCCGAGGGGC
The nucleotide sequence above comes from Sagittula sp. P11. Encoded proteins:
- a CDS encoding HPP family protein, encoding MESLFRSLGPVIGRPSPAEALRAGIGALIGLGVTGAFLLSPVVDLTLGLYLIAPFGATSVLLFAVPNSPLAQPWSAVVGNTLAALVGVAVCSVVADPVLRIALAVGLTITVGILCRAIHPPAGAVAMTAAMSPEAVGRLGFWFAIAPVATGTLALVVCAAIYARLTGRRYPFRQFDEPSRHRTEDPDPAKRIGLSREELTDLLDRYRQSFNLGVEDLARLIGAAELQAAAHRTGPLLATDVMSRNLVTIGPDTPLSKIADLFRHHRFTSLPVTGAEGRYLGVIFQMHLIDRAREDALRLDRGYVAAFRRLIDRDRTQPVRAKDIMSVAGPRAVPASPVGELLPMMANGDVDAVPVLEKGRIVGIVTRTDLIAALARSGLRAQD